In Silene latifolia isolate original U9 population chromosome X, ASM4854445v1, whole genome shotgun sequence, the following proteins share a genomic window:
- the LOC141620581 gene encoding uncharacterized protein LOC141620581, with protein MGSIRLWNVRGMNKPNKQTEIKRLLGRNNVGLCGLFETKIKANNGNNVRNLLCDSWSICTNSSLHHGGRIWLLWDPSLYDVTVLDIQVQCIHSEVLDKARRNRFWFTVIYGLNKLAEREPLWDSIRTYYGRITGPWMVGGDFNAIMASNERIGGAPVTNAEMRPLLQVTQDCQLYDLGAKGAFYTWTNKHEVGSKVCSRLDRVLINDEWLAEFPDSYTHFLPEGVFDHCPAIIRFEMERRRNGYSFKYFNMWASAPDYKDIVSNGWNQHVFGSPMYRVVRKLKVLKGAFRKLNREQFGDIENFTHIAEIALAQCQDCLSKDPLNVELNQTEKIYAKELEELQKARDQFLRQKAKVDWMQMGDHNTAFFHASIKSRRSKNRCFKLKI; from the coding sequence ATGGGTAGTATTAGACTATGGAATGTAAGAGGAATGAATAAACCTAACAAGCAAACAGAAATAAAACGTTTGTTAGGAAGGAATAATGTAGGTTTATGTGGTTTGtttgaaacaaaaataaaagcaaataatGGGAATAATGTAAGGAATTTGTTATGTGATAGTTGGTCAATCTGTACTAATTCTAGCCTTCATCATGGAGGCAGAATATGGTTGTTATGGGATCCTAGTCTGTATGATGTTACTGTGCTTGACattcaagtccagtgtattcacTCAGAAGTCCTTGATAAAGCAAGAAGGAATAGGTTCTGGTTTACTGTAATATATGGACTGAACAAGCTTGCTGAAAGGGAGCCTTTATGGGATAGCATTCGTACTTACTATGGTAGAATCACTGGACCATGGATGGTGGGAGGTGATTTTAATGCTATTATGGCCTCTAATGAACGAATTGGAGGGGCTCCTGTCACAAATGCTGAGATGAGACCTCTTCTTCAGGTCACTCAGGATTGTCAGTTGTATGATTTGGGTGCTAAGGGTGCTTTTTACACCTGGACAAACAAGCATGAGGTTGGATCTAAAGTTTGCAGTAGGTTGGATAGAGTTCTCATTAATGATGAGTGGCTTGCTGAATTTCCTGATAGTTACACTCATTTCTTGCCTGAAGGTGTTTTTGACCATTGTCCTGCCATCATTAGGTTTGAAATGGAGAGGCGGAGGAATGGATActcttttaaatattttaatatgtgggctTCTGCACCTGACTATAAGGATATTGTGAGCAATGGGTGGAACCAGCATGTGTTTGGCTCTCCTATGTATAGGGTGGTCAGGAAATTGAAGGTTTTAAAGGGTGCTTTCAGGAAACTTAATAGAGAGCAGTTTGGGGATATTGAAAATTTTACTCATATAGCTGAGATTGCTTTGGCTCAATGTCAAGATTGTCTTAGCAAGGATCCCCTTAATGTGGAATTGAATCAGACTGAGAAAATTTATGCAAAGGAACTGGAGGAGCTGCAAAAGGCTAGAGACCAGTTCTTGAGACAGAAAGCAAAAGTAGACTGGATGCAAATGGGTGACCATAATACTGCCTTTTTCCATGCTAGTATAAAGAGTAGGAGGTCTAAGAATAGGTGTTTCAAGTTAAAGATATGA
- the LOC141620582 gene encoding uncharacterized protein LOC141620582 encodes MTILRTFSTFSKSSGLNMSKEKSNAYFNGVNEDLRKDIPQVSGLVQGNLPFRYLGVPIKTTRLTTHDCSPLIDKLLNRIRGVGARKLSYAGRLVLVQSVLKTLHNYWAAMFILPNGIISKLESICTNFLWDGEVDYIRTPLVSWEKICKPKREGGLGLKNDVLWNKAAVGKLVWWIASNSDHLWVKWINHTYLKGLNWQTYSPSTNSSWSWRKICQTKEVFTDAYTQQLWKPQKGQEYTIAKGYGFIRQKQTDVPWVSQIWNRWSIPKHSFLVWVQQHNGLNTKDKLQKIGVNMDSICCICGQDREDNNHLFFSCQYSRQIIMEIGKWLGMNIPYQNLRDMER; translated from the coding sequence ATGACTATTCTAAGAACCTTCTCTACATTCTCAAAGAGTTCTGGCTTAAACATGAGCAAAGAAAAGTCTAATGCCTATTTTAATGGAGTGAATGAAGACCTAAGGAAAGATATTCCCCAAGTTTCAGGTCTTGTGCAAGGTAATCTCCCGTTTAGATACCTTGGGGTTCCCATAAAGACTACAAGACTGACTACACATGATTGTTCCCCACTCATTGATAAGCTATTGAACAGAATCAGGGGTGTGGGAGCTAGGAAACTATCCTATGCGGGTAGGCTAGTACTAGTGCAATCGGTTTTGAAGACTCTTCATAATTATTGGGCCGCAATGTTTATTCTCCCTAATggaattatatccaagttggaaTCTATTTGCACAAATTTTCTGTGGGATGGGGAAGTGGATTATATCAGAACACCTCTTGTCTCATGGGAAAAAATCTGCAAGCCAAAGAGAGAAGGAGGCCTAGGTCTAAAAAATGATGTCTTGTGGAATAAAGCAGCGGTTGGTAAATTGGTGTGGTGGATTGCATCCAATTCTGACCATCTTTGGGTCAAATGGATAAATCATACATACCTAAAGGGCCTGAATTGGCAAACTTACTCTCCTTCCACAAACTCAAGCTGGAGTTGGAGGAAAATTTGCCAAACTAAAGAAGTCTTTACTGATGCCTATACTCAACAGTTATGGAAGCCTCAGAAGGGACAGGAATATACCATTGCTAAGGGGTATGGGTTTATTCGCCAAAAACAGACTGATGTTCCATGGGTTTCCCAGATTTGGAACAGGTGGTCTATCCCTAAACATAGCTTTCTGGTCTGGGTTCAGCAACACAATGGATTAAACACGAAAGATAAGCTACAAAAGATTGGGGTCAATATGGATTCAATATGCTGCATATGTGGCCAAGACAGGGAAGACAACAACCATCTATTTTTCTCTTGCCAATACAGTAGACAAATCATTATGGAAATTGGGAAATGGTTGGGGATGAATATTCCTTACCAGAATTTGCGAGATATGGAGAGATAA